The genome window AAGGAGGTCGGCCTCGGGTGTGCCGCAGCGTGCTGGCCTGATCGGGTGCAAGCAATCTTTTCTAATCCGATCATTTTAATCAGGATTAGTGATGCCAATATAAAAGAACAATCCCGAGCTGTCAACTCGGGATTGAGGTGTCGGCTGGAGTGGTCAGGCTGTTTCGTACTGGTTGCAGCTGAACTCCTCACGGGTCATCAGGGCAGCGTGGTTCATCTCGCTTTCCAGCTGCACAAAAGCCAGCGAATCGTCCTTGTGTTCGGGAGTGGTCAGTTCACAGATGCCCACATGGGCTTGTGGCTCGTGTTCCCAGTGTTTGCAGTTCCCACAGGATACCGTTTGCATGTTGAACTCCTTCCGAGGACACCCATCCTCACCCTTCAAGGTAGCGGTAGAGCACAGCCCTTTCAACGCACCATTCTGAGTGGATTGCTGGGGAATACACCTGATTTCAGTCTTCCAGAGGTACTTTCAGCTGTTCTGTGGGGATCTCAGAAACACCATTCACCTGCTCGAGGTCACGGGTGATGTGGAAAAAGACCTGGATCAGGTGCATGATCCCCTGGCCTTTGGCAGGCAGGGACAACAGGGTTTCGGTCAACCTGCGGTAATACCACAACGTGGGGCTTTTTCCAGCGTTGAACCTTTCCCAGAAAGCGTCACCAAGCACCAGGGTGTTTTCCAGCAGGTTTCTGGCGTTGTGGTATTTGTCTGCCACAGCCACCAGCAGCACGTCCTCAGGCTTGGTGGCCAGACCCGCAATGATGCCCTCTTTGCGGTCATACCAGCTCGCTTTGCGACCCATCAGGTCCCGCTGTTCCCGGCTGGCGTCGGTGCAACCCAGCACCACCTCCAGCACCTTCTGCCCAAAGCGTTTTTTTATTTCTTCTGCAAGGTCTCCGCTGATGTCTTCCAGGGTGTCATGCAGGAGGCCCGCAATGGCCTGGTCTTCGTTGCCGCCATATTCCAGAACCACACTGCTCACCCCCATCAGGTGGGTGAAATAAGGCACCTCTGACTGTTTGCGGGTGTGATGCTGGTGCTTTTGCAGGGTGTAGGAAACGGCTCTGGCAAAACGCTCGGTCAGCACAGTCATGAACACCTCCAGAAGACAGGGACACCACATCAGGGGTCTCAGCAGGGTAGCAGGTGCCTGTTGATTTCGCCATGCAATTCCTGAGGTTTGCTCTGCGCATCTCTGAAAAATCTGTTGCTCAGAGGCTTCGGAGGACCCAGGTGCCATCCTGGGATGTTGATTCATTGGAAGCCATCGAGAAACATTAAACTTGACAATTCCGATTATTTTTGTCAACTTTAGTCATTCACTGCTGCCTGCATAACACCCAGGCTGAATGGGCAGGAAAGGAACCCCCAGAAATGTGTCAGGTGAAAACAGTACTGTGTCAATTCAGTCCTCTGCGCCAGATCACCATGTGCGTGCACGAAGTGGTTTTTGTGCAATGGGACCACACCCAGGTGCAACTCCTGCGTTCCCAGTTTGAGCAGATCCAGCGCACCCTCTCGGCCTTTGAGCAACCTGAGGTGTTTCTCTCGCCTGAGCTCGAGCTCTCTCCCACCCCACAGGGCATCCGGGTGTGGTTCCGTCAGGGAGGAATGCTGATTCAGCAGCGGGACTGGGAGACGTTCTCACAACTCTTCCAGCGCGGAAGCCTTGTGCTTCATGAAACGGTCTCTCCTTCTCCGCGTTTCCTCAGTTGAAAGGACCTTTTCCATGCACGATCTGAAACGCCCACTTCACCCAGAATTTGAAAGGAACCACATGCCCTCTGCAATCAACCCCATCTTTTTGAACCCTTCTTGTGGGAGGGCCTGACCATGTGGATTTCCACCAAAGCACAGTACGGGCTGCGGGCCCTGATTGAAATCGGCAAAAAACCCGGGCAGTGGGTGGCCCTCAAGGACGTGGCTGCAGTG of Deinococcus cellulosilyticus NBRC 106333 = KACC 11606 contains these proteins:
- a CDS encoding HD domain-containing protein produces the protein MTVLTERFARAVSYTLQKHQHHTRKQSEVPYFTHLMGVSSVVLEYGGNEDQAIAGLLHDTLEDISGDLAEEIKKRFGQKVLEVVLGCTDASREQRDLMGRKASWYDRKEGIIAGLATKPEDVLLVAVADKYHNARNLLENTLVLGDAFWERFNAGKSPTLWYYRRLTETLLSLPAKGQGIMHLIQVFFHITRDLEQVNGVSEIPTEQLKVPLED